One genomic segment of Chryseobacterium phocaeense includes these proteins:
- a CDS encoding LptF/LptG family permease produces MKIVDGYIIKKYLGTFSFMLILLSIVVLVIDVQQKIPRIENAKALDPKLDMMYFLIHFYPFWIINLVVTFLAILVFISVIYFTSRMANNTEIVAVISSGASFHRFAKPYLYTSLFIAVISLFVNHMVLPWANIKKNELEAYTYNAANKEKILGTGPASAQFSKTEYIFVNSWNKRETRGSGFVYQKFDKARKMIYELKASEVYWDKAKKQFTLTNYLEKTINKDNTEKLANGVEMRKNYGHSPEELFPNELLGQNKTTPELMKFIDREKERGNSNLNSYLNEFHQRTAMPVAIIILTFLALSLASQKKRGGLGVNLAIGISLAFVFVFSFEALKVVSENKSLSPAVAMWLPNMVFFPLTLYLYLKRANQ; encoded by the coding sequence ATCAAAATTGTAGACGGGTATATCATTAAAAAATATCTTGGAACATTCAGTTTCATGCTGATATTGTTGTCTATAGTGGTACTGGTGATTGATGTACAGCAGAAAATCCCGAGGATAGAAAATGCCAAGGCACTCGATCCAAAGCTGGATATGATGTATTTCCTGATCCATTTTTATCCCTTCTGGATCATTAACCTTGTGGTGACGTTCCTCGCGATCCTGGTGTTTATTTCCGTGATCTATTTCACATCCAGGATGGCAAATAATACTGAAATTGTTGCCGTTATCAGTAGTGGTGCCAGTTTTCACAGATTTGCAAAACCTTATCTGTATACCTCTCTTTTTATTGCTGTCATATCGCTTTTTGTGAATCATATGGTGCTTCCATGGGCCAATATCAAGAAAAATGAACTGGAAGCCTATACCTATAATGCCGCTAATAAGGAAAAAATCTTAGGAACAGGTCCAGCTTCCGCGCAGTTCAGCAAAACAGAATATATTTTCGTTAATTCCTGGAATAAAAGGGAAACCAGAGGATCAGGTTTTGTCTATCAGAAGTTTGACAAAGCAAGAAAAATGATCTACGAACTGAAGGCTTCCGAAGTATACTGGGATAAAGCCAAGAAACAGTTTACCCTTACCAATTACCTCGAAAAGACTATCAATAAAGACAATACGGAAAAACTGGCCAATGGGGTAGAAATGAGGAAAAACTACGGGCATTCCCCGGAAGAGCTTTTCCCGAACGAACTTCTCGGACAGAACAAAACCACTCCTGAATTGATGAAATTCATAGACAGGGAGAAAGAAAGAGGAAACAGCAACCTGAATTCTTATCTGAATGAGTTTCATCAGAGAACCGCAATGCCTGTTGCCATCATTATTTTGACGTTTCTGGCGCTTTCTCTGGCTTCCCAGAAGAAAAGAGGAGGTTTGGGGGTCAATCTGGCCATCGGGATTTCTCTGGCGTTTGTTTTTGTGTTCTCTTTTGAAGCATTAAAAGTGGTTTCCGAAAACAAGAGCCTTTCGCCGGCCGTTGCCATGTGGCTTCCCAATATGGTGTTCTTCCCGCTTACTCTTTATCTGTATCTGAAAAGAGCCAATCAGTAA
- a CDS encoding sensor histidine kinase, whose protein sequence is MNNKFIPIISVFMTISLIVFVTLQFYWLKGYYGALEQEFSNKVYTALENTSKNIEEIEADKYLSQDNNNLRNTIIASKDQPSLTTIQQVEDSGTQRQIFYSKNIISKTQLPISQKGDSVKLTTLYTDDAAYKVKKDTTNREILTTELNNDIENGDYAVKEFVKVVGTNIPIAKRVDANVLDSVIAKELKIRGITAKFGYGVLDKNNKLTSVVNKVYKEKKDSNTYTYPLFTDKKDRTLYSLALVFPKKEYSLAMNNWPMLLGTFLSLLTILGIYIISINYMMRQKKLAEVKTDFINNMSHEFKTPLATISVATDSLANDKIATNPDKVKYYSELIKQENLRMKKQVENVLNMSKLERNEVKLFLKETNVRELIQKTTESFNLIVQQRNGSLTQEFNATHYNFKIDEFHISNMLVNLLDNANKYSPEAPEIHVKTRNEGHWYVIEISDKGMGMETQNKTKIFEKFFREETGNIHNVKGQGLGLSYVKKIVELHKGLILVDSHKDKGSTFTIKLPMS, encoded by the coding sequence ATGAATAATAAATTCATCCCAATAATTTCGGTGTTTATGACAATCTCACTGATTGTTTTCGTGACGCTCCAATTTTATTGGCTGAAGGGTTATTACGGAGCTCTGGAGCAGGAGTTTTCTAATAAAGTATACACTGCTCTTGAAAATACTTCAAAAAACATTGAAGAAATTGAGGCCGATAAATATCTGAGTCAGGATAATAACAACCTGAGGAATACCATTATCGCCAGCAAAGACCAACCTTCCTTAACGACAATCCAGCAGGTAGAAGACTCCGGGACACAGCGCCAGATCTTTTATTCCAAAAACATTATATCAAAGACACAGCTTCCGATCTCTCAAAAAGGCGATTCTGTAAAGCTGACTACTTTATATACTGATGATGCCGCCTACAAGGTTAAAAAAGACACTACCAACCGCGAAATTCTTACCACAGAACTTAACAATGATATTGAAAACGGAGATTATGCCGTCAAAGAATTTGTAAAAGTGGTGGGAACCAATATCCCGATCGCTAAAAGAGTAGACGCGAATGTTCTTGATTCGGTGATTGCAAAAGAGCTGAAAATACGCGGAATTACGGCAAAATTCGGGTATGGCGTACTTGATAAGAATAATAAGCTGACCAGTGTTGTGAATAAGGTCTATAAAGAAAAAAAAGACAGCAATACCTATACCTACCCTCTTTTCACTGATAAAAAAGACCGGACTTTATACAGTCTGGCTTTGGTTTTTCCTAAAAAAGAATACTCCCTGGCCATGAACAACTGGCCGATGCTGCTGGGAACCTTTCTTTCATTACTAACGATTCTTGGAATTTATATTATTTCCATTAATTATATGATGAGACAGAAGAAGCTTGCAGAAGTGAAGACAGATTTCATTAACAACATGTCTCACGAGTTCAAAACCCCTCTGGCCACTATTTCCGTGGCTACAGATTCTCTGGCCAATGACAAGATCGCTACCAATCCTGATAAGGTAAAATATTATTCGGAGCTGATCAAGCAGGAAAATCTGAGAATGAAAAAGCAGGTAGAAAACGTCCTGAACATGTCCAAGCTGGAAAGAAATGAAGTAAAACTCTTTTTAAAAGAAACCAACGTACGGGAACTTATTCAAAAAACAACGGAGTCTTTCAATCTTATCGTACAGCAGAGAAACGGATCACTCACCCAGGAGTTCAATGCCACCCACTATAATTTTAAAATAGATGAATTCCACATCTCCAACATGCTGGTGAATTTGCTGGATAATGCCAACAAATATTCACCAGAAGCACCGGAGATTCATGTGAAGACCAGAAATGAAGGCCATTGGTATGTGATAGAAATTTCCGATAAAGGAATGGGTATGGAAACCCAGAACAAGACCAAGATCTTTGAAAAATTCTTCAGAGAAGAAACAGGAAATATCCATAATGTAAAAGGACAGGGACTGGGACTTTCCTATGTGAAGAAAATTGTAGAACTGCACAAAGGGCTGATCCTCGTAGACTCCCACAAAGACAAGGGAAGTACGTTTACGATAAAACTGCCGATGAGCTGA
- a CDS encoding response regulator transcription factor, with amino-acid sequence MSNRILLVEDDQSFGAVLKDYLTINNFEVTLATDGEQGLKEFTENEFDICIFDVMMPKKDGFSLAEDVKKIDKNTPIIFLTARNMREDILKGYQLGADDYITKPFDTELLLYKIKAILQRSSTLENEEQEQFKISNIFFDSMLRQLKVGDKEYKLSPKENELLKLLCIHRNDFMPRDLALRKIWKKENYFTARSMDVYIAKLRKLLKDDEGLEIINVHGEGFRLLVKN; translated from the coding sequence ATGAGCAACAGAATATTATTAGTAGAAGATGATCAGAGTTTCGGGGCTGTGCTGAAGGATTATCTTACCATCAACAACTTCGAAGTAACCCTTGCAACAGATGGAGAACAGGGTTTGAAAGAATTTACAGAAAATGAGTTTGACATCTGCATTTTTGATGTCATGATGCCTAAAAAAGATGGATTTTCATTAGCCGAAGACGTAAAAAAAATCGATAAAAATACACCTATCATATTCCTTACGGCAAGAAATATGAGAGAAGACATCCTGAAAGGCTATCAACTGGGTGCGGACGACTATATCACCAAGCCGTTTGATACGGAACTTCTTCTGTACAAGATCAAAGCAATCCTGCAGAGAAGCTCTACCTTGGAAAACGAAGAGCAGGAACAGTTCAAGATCAGCAATATCTTCTTCGATTCTATGCTGAGACAGCTGAAAGTAGGTGACAAAGAATACAAGCTTTCACCAAAAGAAAATGAATTGCTGAAGCTTCTGTGCATCCACAGAAATGATTTCATGCCAAGGGATCTTGCTTTGAGAAAGATCTGGAAGAAAGAAAATTATTTCACAGCCAGAAGTATGGACGTGTATATCGCCAAACTTCGTAAATTGTTAAAAGATGACGAAGGTTTGGAAATTATCAACGTTCACGGAGAAGGATTCAGGCTTTTGGTAAAAAATTAA
- a CDS encoding DUF4271 domain-containing protein, which yields MQKIFPLPLSQNFINHVRIPENSDWVIFILIGCIFLYVFMMNIIERDASLKDFLLQKYFDASNNLPSWMITSCVTALTLSVLISQYVPIVPKYVSDLQLMGYQLNKFGYTLLAVLFFYITKSALGFLFYQSIGDGRKWTIFYFTSTKFYFILSFLLIILCVAHYYFPLNRNKMFLYYFYFFAFVGVFKIFFYLFHKNNILPEKWYYKFLYICTLQIAPLLLLWKLLFF from the coding sequence TTGCAAAAAATATTTCCTTTGCCGTTGTCACAAAACTTTATAAACCATGTAAGAATACCCGAGAATAGTGACTGGGTAATTTTTATACTCATAGGATGTATATTCCTGTATGTCTTTATGATGAACATCATAGAAAGAGATGCCAGTCTGAAGGACTTCCTGCTTCAGAAATATTTTGATGCAAGCAATAACCTTCCGAGCTGGATGATTACTTCGTGCGTGACGGCACTTACTTTATCCGTCCTGATTTCGCAATACGTTCCGATTGTCCCAAAATACGTCAGCGATCTGCAGCTTATGGGGTACCAACTTAATAAATTCGGCTATACACTGCTGGCGGTTTTATTTTTTTATATAACAAAATCGGCATTGGGCTTTTTATTTTATCAAAGCATAGGAGATGGCAGAAAATGGACAATTTTTTATTTTACCTCCACAAAATTCTACTTCATTCTTTCATTTTTGCTGATAATTTTGTGTGTAGCCCATTATTATTTCCCTTTGAACAGAAATAAAATGTTTTTATACTATTTCTACTTCTTCGCATTTGTCGGGGTTTTCAAGATTTTCTTCTATTTGTTTCACAAAAACAACATACTTCCCGAAAAATGGTATTATAAATTTTTGTATATTTGCACCCTCCAAATCGCACCTTTATTGCTGCTTTGGAAGTTGTTATTTTTTTAA
- a CDS encoding four helix bundle protein, whose amino-acid sequence MSEIPYSDKISNIRKQIFRSVSSTASSYRAICRARSLKEKYSKICIVVEEADETLFWL is encoded by the coding sequence TTGTCTGAAATTCCTTATTCAGATAAAATATCAAATATCAGAAAGCAGATTTTCAGATCTGTATCATCTACAGCCAGCAGTTACAGAGCGATATGCAGAGCCCGTTCTCTGAAAGAAAAATATTCCAAAATATGCATTGTCGTTGAAGAAGCCGATGAAACATTATTTTGGCTGTAA
- a CDS encoding polyprenol monophosphomannose synthase yields the protein MKKLVIIPTYNEKENIENIISAVFALEDDFHVLVVDDSSPDGTAEIVRDLQKRFPHYLHLSVRHVKDGLGKAYIHGFKWAIENKYDYIFEMDADFSHNPNDLPKLFEACLNADMAIGSRYSKGVNVVNWPMGRVLLSYFASKYVRFILGLPIHDTTAGFVCFSRKVLEEIGLDNVKLKGYGFQIEMKFRAYKKGFRIVEVPIIFTNRILGESKMNGGIIHEAVFGVLNLKWKSIINRL from the coding sequence ATGAAAAAACTCGTCATCATCCCTACCTACAACGAAAAGGAAAATATTGAAAATATTATTTCCGCGGTTTTTGCATTGGAAGATGACTTTCATGTTCTGGTTGTAGATGATTCTTCCCCGGACGGAACAGCGGAAATAGTAAGGGATCTTCAAAAGAGATTTCCTCACTATCTTCATTTGTCCGTAAGACACGTGAAAGACGGTTTGGGAAAAGCTTACATCCATGGATTCAAATGGGCTATCGAAAATAAATACGATTATATTTTTGAAATGGATGCCGATTTCTCCCACAACCCGAATGATCTTCCCAAGCTTTTTGAAGCCTGCCTGAATGCAGATATGGCCATCGGGTCACGGTATTCCAAAGGAGTAAATGTAGTCAACTGGCCGATGGGTAGAGTACTGCTTTCTTATTTTGCATCCAAATATGTAAGATTTATTTTAGGGCTTCCTATTCATGATACTACGGCAGGATTTGTCTGCTTCTCAAGAAAAGTCCTTGAAGAAATAGGTTTGGATAATGTAAAACTGAAAGGATACGGCTTTCAGATTGAAATGAAATTCAGGGCGTATAAAAAAGGTTTCAGAATTGTAGAAGTTCCTATTATATTTACCAACAGAATTTTAGGAGAAAGTAAAATGAACGGTGGCATTATTCATGAAGCAGTATTCGGGGTATTAAATTTAAAATGGAAATCCATCATCAACAGATTATGA
- the tgt gene encoding tRNA guanosine(34) transglycosylase Tgt yields the protein MKFFNIEKTSEGKARAGELTTDHGKIQTPIFMPVGTVASVKTVHQRELKEDIKAQIILGNTYHLYLRPTMDIMEEAGGLHKFMNWDLPILTDSGGFQVFSLSKSRKMSEEGVKFKSHIDGSYHMFTPEKSMEIQRQIGADIFMAFDECTPYPCEYNQAKSSMELTHRWLKRCIDWTEENKEMYGHKQRLFPIVQGSTYSDLRKISAEVISEAGAEGNAIGGLSVGEPEEEMYRITDEVTDILPKDKPRYLMGVGTPWNILESIGLGIDMMDCVMPTRNARNAMLFTWQGVMNLKNEKWKRDFSPLDEFGTSYVDREYSKAYLRHLFVSKEYLAKQIASVHNLAFYLDLVKVAREHIIAGDFYEWKKSVVPVLRQRL from the coding sequence ATGAAATTTTTTAATATAGAAAAAACCTCTGAAGGAAAAGCGAGAGCCGGCGAGCTTACAACCGATCACGGGAAGATTCAGACGCCGATCTTTATGCCCGTAGGAACGGTAGCCAGCGTAAAAACTGTCCACCAGAGAGAATTAAAAGAAGACATTAAGGCCCAGATTATTTTGGGAAATACCTATCACCTGTATCTTCGTCCTACCATGGATATTATGGAAGAAGCAGGCGGACTGCATAAATTTATGAACTGGGATCTTCCTATTCTTACCGATTCAGGAGGTTTTCAGGTGTTTTCGCTTTCCAAAAGCAGAAAAATGTCCGAGGAAGGGGTGAAATTCAAATCCCACATTGACGGAAGCTATCATATGTTCACTCCCGAAAAATCAATGGAGATCCAGAGACAGATCGGAGCGGATATTTTCATGGCTTTCGACGAATGTACACCCTATCCGTGCGAATACAACCAGGCGAAATCCTCTATGGAGCTTACCCACAGATGGCTGAAAAGATGTATCGACTGGACTGAAGAAAATAAAGAAATGTACGGCCATAAGCAGAGACTTTTCCCGATTGTTCAGGGTTCTACCTATTCAGATCTTAGAAAAATTTCTGCAGAAGTGATTTCCGAAGCTGGTGCAGAAGGAAATGCCATTGGCGGACTTTCCGTAGGAGAGCCTGAAGAAGAAATGTACAGAATCACTGATGAAGTGACGGATATTCTTCCAAAAGATAAGCCGAGATACCTGATGGGCGTGGGAACTCCGTGGAATATTCTTGAATCTATCGGTTTGGGAATTGATATGATGGATTGCGTAATGCCAACCAGAAATGCCAGAAATGCAATGCTGTTCACATGGCAGGGCGTGATGAATCTTAAAAATGAAAAATGGAAACGTGACTTTTCTCCTTTGGACGAATTCGGAACGAGTTATGTAGACCGGGAATATTCAAAGGCTTATCTTCGTCATTTATTCGTGTCAAAAGAATATCTTGCCAAGCAGATTGCTTCGGTTCATAATCTGGCATTTTATTTAGACCTGGTGAAAGTAGCCAGAGAACATATTATAGCAGGTGATTTCTATGAATGGAAAAAATCTGTGGTACCGGTTCTGAGACAGAGACTTTAA
- a CDS encoding SRPBCC family protein: MESNIVFNKDFDSNSVYVMKVYDADVSKVWDYFTQSELLDQWWAPQPWKCETVKQDFSEGGIWHYAMVGPEGEKMYGKVTYGEIMEHRSFDGVDAFCDENGNINEDFAQAKWLFGFTGTEEGTKVTINIHFPTPEAMKQQLEMGFEEGFKTGLSQLDEII, from the coding sequence ATGGAATCTAATATCGTTTTCAACAAAGATTTTGACTCAAACAGTGTGTATGTTATGAAAGTTTATGACGCTGATGTTTCAAAAGTGTGGGATTATTTTACCCAATCCGAATTACTGGATCAGTGGTGGGCTCCTCAACCATGGAAATGTGAAACTGTAAAACAGGACTTCAGCGAAGGGGGAATCTGGCATTATGCCATGGTAGGTCCGGAAGGCGAAAAAATGTATGGAAAGGTAACCTATGGCGAGATTATGGAACACCGCAGCTTTGACGGGGTTGATGCTTTCTGTGATGAAAACGGAAACATCAATGAAGATTTCGCACAGGCTAAATGGCTGTTTGGATTTACAGGAACAGAAGAGGGAACAAAAGTGACCATCAATATTCATTTCCCAACTCCGGAAGCAATGAAACAGCAGCTGGAAATGGGCTTTGAAGAAGGTTTCAAAACAGGACTGAGCCAGCTGGACGAGATTATTTAA
- a CDS encoding biotin--[acetyl-CoA-carboxylase] ligase, with amino-acid sequence MTQLFHLQECSSTNDEISKFLLYENSDFIGLSTYNQTKGRGQYGNTWAAAAGKNVAYTLAVKAQSFVLSDFIFNYYTAVIIRDFLANLTDHDVKIKWPNDIILKNKKIVGILIEKKKINQHNYFIIGAGFNVMQDKFEEISHAGSLLTTTGTVFDLDDFVLNLHEFLSEKLKNIPSEQDIIDQFNLNLFRKDEISVFEIEKERQNGIIRNADEKGELWIELEKDGLKSFYHKEIKLLY; translated from the coding sequence ATGACCCAATTATTCCACTTACAAGAGTGCTCTTCTACTAATGACGAAATTTCAAAGTTTTTACTTTATGAAAATTCAGATTTTATAGGACTCTCCACATACAACCAAACCAAAGGCCGGGGACAATACGGAAATACATGGGCAGCGGCAGCCGGAAAAAATGTTGCTTATACGCTGGCTGTGAAGGCTCAGAGTTTTGTACTCTCCGATTTTATATTCAATTACTATACCGCAGTTATTATCCGGGATTTCCTTGCCAATTTGACTGATCATGATGTGAAAATAAAATGGCCGAATGATATCATTCTTAAAAATAAAAAAATCGTCGGAATATTAATAGAAAAGAAAAAAATTAATCAGCATAATTATTTCATCATCGGTGCCGGCTTCAATGTGATGCAGGATAAATTTGAGGAAATATCCCATGCAGGATCGCTTCTGACGACAACCGGAACGGTTTTCGACCTGGACGATTTTGTCCTGAATCTTCACGAATTCCTGTCAGAAAAGCTGAAAAATATTCCGTCCGAACAGGATATTATTGATCAGTTTAATCTGAATTTATTCCGCAAAGATGAAATCTCCGTCTTCGAAATTGAAAAAGAGCGACAAAATGGCATTATCCGGAATGCAGACGAAAAGGGCGAGCTCTGGATAGAACTCGAAAAAGACGGTTTAAAATCTTTTTATCATAAGGAGATCAAACTGCTTTACTGA
- a CDS encoding DUF4296 domain-containing protein, with the protein MKKLIFIFVMLCMFSCGDYIDKPKNLIEPEPMAEILADLALADQAIMIYQNKNLEAGTRFVLKAHKVKSEDFVESFKYYVVKDKMKDIAEEAKKIVVKKDPKADQYIKNKLKNNGMPPVLSR; encoded by the coding sequence ATGAAAAAGCTGATCTTCATTTTCGTTATGCTGTGTATGTTTTCATGCGGTGATTATATAGACAAGCCCAAAAATCTGATCGAGCCGGAACCTATGGCTGAGATCCTGGCTGATCTTGCTCTTGCGGACCAGGCCATTATGATCTATCAGAACAAAAATCTGGAAGCCGGAACAAGGTTTGTTCTTAAGGCCCATAAGGTAAAATCGGAAGATTTTGTAGAAAGCTTCAAATATTACGTCGTGAAAGACAAAATGAAAGATATTGCGGAAGAAGCCAAGAAAATAGTGGTAAAAAAAGATCCCAAAGCGGATCAGTATATAAAAAATAAACTGAAAAACAACGGGATGCCCCCAGTTTTAAGCAGATAA
- a CDS encoding uroporphyrinogen-III synthase: MRIKSILVSQPAPSESSPYLDIAKKEKIKIDFRPFIHVEGVDNKELRTQKIDLTQFTGIIFTSKNAIDHYFRLAEELRFAVPDTMRYICQSEAIANYLQKHIVYRKRKISFGEKNFSDLLPLFKKFPTEKYLLPSSDVLSPDIVKTMETANVDWTRAIMYRTVCSDLTDIKAKDYDMLIFFSPQGIKSLQQNFPDFKQEETKIGVFGNTTLAAAEEAGLKVDLMAPTKETPSMTMALEKYIKALHK; the protein is encoded by the coding sequence ATGAGAATAAAGTCTATATTGGTTTCTCAACCAGCGCCTAGTGAGTCTTCTCCATACCTGGATATAGCAAAGAAGGAAAAAATAAAGATTGATTTCCGTCCTTTCATCCACGTCGAAGGAGTTGACAACAAAGAACTAAGAACACAGAAGATAGATCTTACGCAGTTTACGGGGATTATTTTCACCAGCAAAAATGCGATAGACCATTACTTCAGGCTTGCCGAAGAGCTGCGCTTTGCAGTTCCGGATACGATGAGATACATCTGCCAGTCTGAGGCAATTGCCAATTATCTTCAGAAACATATTGTTTACAGAAAGAGAAAGATCAGCTTTGGGGAGAAAAACTTCTCAGACCTTCTGCCTCTGTTTAAAAAATTTCCGACCGAAAAATACCTTCTGCCATCTTCTGATGTTTTAAGTCCGGATATCGTAAAAACAATGGAAACTGCTAATGTAGACTGGACAAGAGCGATCATGTACAGAACAGTATGCAGCGACCTGACCGATATTAAAGCGAAGGATTATGACATGCTAATCTTCTTCAGCCCGCAGGGAATCAAATCTCTTCAACAGAATTTTCCGGACTTCAAGCAGGAAGAAACCAAAATTGGAGTATTCGGAAACACTACACTTGCTGCCGCTGAGGAAGCAGGATTAAAGGTAGATTTGATGGCGCCTACCAAGGAAACTCCATCTATGACCATGGCACTTGAAAAGTACATTAAGGCACTACACAAGTAG
- a CDS encoding S9 family peptidase yields the protein MKAPQAKKIEKILEIHGDRRIDNYFWLNERENPEVIKYLEEENAYEEQIMKDTEAFQEELFEEMKARYKKDDESLPYFFNGYWYIVRYEEGKEYPIFCRKHKSLDHTEEILVDVNVLAEGETYFEVGSVAVSPNNQLVSFSTDNVSRRIYTINFKNLVTGEIFSDQILNTTGKAVWANDNEHVFYIRKDESLRAFQVYRHKLGTDSSEDVLIFHEEDDTFDVNVFKTKSMEYIFIASSSTVSDEHRFIPSDNVFAEWTIIQPRIEDLEYSVEHYEDEFYIITNADDATNFKIVKTKIENCSMEHWVDVIPHRAEVLLEGFEIFRDYLVLEEREEGLLQIKIIDEKSQEAYYLPFSDPTYTAYIGINMEFDTEVLRYGYTSLTQPSSTYEYNMKEKTTQLLKQQEVLGGKFLPENYISERIWAASRDGQTKIPISLVYHKDTPKSADTPLLLYGYGSYGHTVDASFSNVRLSILDRGFIYAIAHIRGGEYLGREWYEDGKMLFKKNTFFDFIDAGKHLVKENYTSSAHMYAMGGSAGGLLVGAVVNYEPSLFHGIVAQVPFVDVVTTMLDETIPLTTGEYDEWGNPNDEEYYHYMKEYSPYDNVEAKDYPHMLITTGLHDSQVQYWEPAKWTAKLREMKTDNNLLLFKTDMSSGHGGASGRFESLKEDALEYAFLLKINDH from the coding sequence ATGAAAGCTCCACAGGCAAAAAAAATAGAAAAAATACTTGAAATACATGGCGACAGAAGAATAGACAATTACTTCTGGCTTAATGAAAGGGAAAACCCTGAAGTCATCAAATATCTTGAAGAGGAAAATGCTTATGAAGAGCAGATAATGAAAGACACGGAAGCTTTCCAGGAAGAGCTTTTTGAGGAGATGAAGGCCCGCTACAAAAAAGACGATGAGTCTCTCCCTTATTTTTTTAACGGATACTGGTATATTGTACGCTACGAAGAAGGAAAAGAATATCCTATTTTCTGCAGAAAACACAAAAGTTTAGACCATACAGAAGAAATCCTTGTCGATGTCAATGTATTGGCTGAAGGAGAAACCTATTTTGAAGTGGGAAGCGTTGCGGTTTCTCCTAATAATCAATTGGTTTCTTTTTCTACTGACAATGTAAGCCGAAGAATTTACACCATCAATTTTAAAAATCTGGTAACGGGAGAAATTTTCTCCGACCAGATCCTGAATACCACCGGAAAAGCGGTCTGGGCGAATGATAACGAACATGTTTTTTACATCAGAAAGGACGAGAGCTTAAGAGCTTTCCAGGTGTACAGGCATAAACTGGGAACAGATTCTTCAGAGGACGTTCTGATCTTCCATGAAGAAGATGATACTTTTGATGTGAATGTTTTCAAGACCAAGTCTATGGAATACATTTTCATTGCCAGTTCAAGCACGGTTTCGGATGAACACAGGTTTATTCCTTCCGATAATGTTTTTGCTGAATGGACTATTATCCAGCCAAGAATAGAGGATCTGGAATATTCTGTGGAACATTATGAGGATGAATTTTATATCATCACCAATGCAGATGATGCTACAAATTTCAAGATCGTAAAAACGAAAATTGAGAACTGCTCCATGGAACACTGGGTAGATGTTATTCCACACCGTGCGGAAGTCCTGCTGGAAGGTTTTGAAATTTTCAGAGACTATCTGGTTCTTGAGGAAAGAGAGGAAGGGTTGCTGCAGATCAAAATCATTGATGAAAAAAGCCAGGAAGCCTATTACCTCCCTTTTTCTGATCCTACGTATACGGCCTACATAGGAATCAATATGGAATTTGATACGGAAGTCCTACGCTATGGCTATACTTCGCTTACACAGCCCAGCTCAACGTATGAATACAATATGAAAGAAAAGACCACTCAGCTTCTGAAACAGCAGGAAGTGCTGGGCGGAAAATTCCTTCCTGAAAACTATATCTCTGAAAGGATCTGGGCAGCATCCAGAGACGGCCAAACAAAAATCCCAATTTCACTGGTTTATCACAAAGACACTCCAAAATCTGCAGACACTCCATTGCTTTTGTATGGCTACGGAAGCTACGGACACACGGTAGACGCAAGCTTTTCCAATGTGAGGCTTTCCATTCTGGACAGAGGATTTATTTACGCAATCGCTCATATCCGGGGAGGTGAATATCTGGGAAGAGAATGGTATGAGGATGGGAAAATGCTGTTTAAGAAAAATACATTCTTTGATTTCATTGATGCCGGAAAACATTTAGTTAAGGAAAATTACACATCATCTGCACATATGTATGCCATGGGTGGAAGCGCAGGCGGACTTCTGGTAGGAGCCGTTGTGAATTACGAACCTTCTCTTTTCCACGGGATTGTAGCACAGGTGCCATTTGTAGATGTAGTGACCACCATGCTGGATGAAACCATCCCTTTAACAACCGGGGAATATGACGAATGGGGAAATCCCAACGACGAGGAATATTATCACTACATGAAAGAATATTCTCCTTATGACAACGTAGAAGCGAAAGATTATCCACATATGCTGATCACCACCGGCCTTCACGATTCACAGGTCCAGTACTGGGAACCGGCAAAATGGACAGCAAAGCTGAGAGAAATGAAAACGGACAACAATCTTTTATTATTCAAAACAGATATGAGCTCTGGCCACGGTGGGGCGAGCGGAAGATTTGAATCTTTGAAAGAAGATGCGTTGGAGTATGCGTTTCTTTTAAAGATAAATGATCATTGA